One window of Streptomyces sp. FIT100 genomic DNA carries:
- a CDS encoding M64 family metallopeptidase — protein MTESAAVVPVQTTGPADKRFNLVVLGDGYTAAGMDEFRADVDEHLNVLWSIEPFASYRSYINVWAVEVPSPEEGVDCDPSLDAPRRDTPLDMGFWGGCNPDSVQRLLTVDSGAATALADLVAGTSSANRQIVALANSDTYGGAGGTYATASGGNALSSLITPHEIGHSLGRLQDEYDYYARGVPGGAYEGGEPSSVHHTLLTERQMRDQRAKWWRWLGEESESGGAIGRYEGGMYSTKGVWRPSKHSMMKTLGYAFDQVEREVMVQAISAKVNLVQGHTPNAAPIGADRTVWVETLHPVGGELDVVWRLDGRPLRQAAGARTIDLRRVAVTGGTHTLTATVTDPTPFVRDPAVRASAALTRSVSWTVDTSVRTAHTPVPAAFTGHTATDGPVGAESVVHADTTHPTDRIPAVRWSLDGRPLAGTGNDRDLDLGALRLRPGTHTLTARIAGTVAELRWSVDATAAVGAYELSEPLRTVRRPGRPPEYVYDGPFTMKLTARDGRPGAVVSQFRVDGDGWYTYYGWPTDADAPFRFTPGGTVIDDLVYGKLGTPRVVPWDDATPDYGTHTIEHRTIDAAGNVSRATGFLVTLLPPS, from the coding sequence GTGACCGAGAGCGCCGCCGTCGTGCCCGTCCAGACCACCGGCCCGGCGGACAAGCGGTTCAACCTCGTCGTCCTCGGCGACGGTTACACCGCGGCCGGCATGGACGAGTTCCGCGCCGACGTCGACGAGCACCTGAATGTGCTGTGGAGCATCGAGCCGTTCGCCTCCTACCGTTCGTACATCAACGTCTGGGCGGTCGAGGTGCCGTCGCCCGAGGAGGGCGTCGACTGCGATCCGTCGCTGGACGCGCCGCGCCGTGACACCCCGCTGGACATGGGGTTCTGGGGCGGCTGCAACCCGGACAGCGTGCAGCGGCTGCTCACGGTCGACAGCGGCGCGGCGACCGCGCTCGCCGATCTCGTCGCCGGGACGTCGAGCGCCAACCGCCAGATCGTGGCGCTCGCCAACAGCGACACCTACGGGGGCGCGGGCGGCACCTACGCGACGGCGTCCGGCGGCAACGCCCTCTCCTCGCTCATCACCCCGCACGAGATCGGGCATTCGCTGGGCCGGCTCCAGGACGAGTACGACTACTACGCGCGCGGTGTCCCCGGCGGCGCGTACGAAGGCGGCGAGCCGTCCTCCGTGCACCACACGCTGCTGACCGAGCGGCAGATGAGGGACCAGCGGGCGAAGTGGTGGCGCTGGCTGGGCGAGGAGAGCGAGTCGGGCGGTGCCATCGGCAGGTACGAGGGCGGGATGTACAGCACCAAGGGCGTCTGGCGGCCGAGCAAGCACTCGATGATGAAGACGCTGGGCTACGCCTTCGACCAGGTCGAGCGCGAGGTGATGGTCCAGGCGATCTCCGCCAAGGTGAACCTGGTCCAGGGCCACACTCCGAACGCGGCCCCGATCGGCGCCGACCGTACGGTGTGGGTCGAGACGCTGCACCCGGTCGGCGGGGAACTGGACGTCGTCTGGCGGCTCGACGGCCGGCCGCTGCGGCAGGCGGCGGGCGCCCGGACGATCGATCTGCGCCGCGTCGCCGTCACCGGGGGAACGCACACGCTGACGGCCACCGTCACCGACCCGACCCCGTTCGTGCGCGACCCCGCGGTCCGTGCGTCGGCGGCGCTGACCCGGAGCGTGAGCTGGACGGTCGACACCTCCGTACGCACCGCGCACACACCGGTCCCGGCCGCGTTCACCGGACACACGGCCACGGACGGCCCGGTCGGCGCGGAGTCGGTGGTCCACGCGGACACGACGCACCCCACGGACCGGATCCCGGCCGTCCGCTGGTCGCTCGACGGCCGCCCGCTCGCCGGCACCGGCAACGACCGCGATCTGGACCTGGGTGCGCTGCGGTTGCGTCCCGGCACGCACACCCTCACGGCGAGGATCGCCGGCACGGTGGCCGAGCTGCGCTGGAGCGTGGACGCGACGGCGGCCGTGGGCGCGTACGAGCTGTCGGAGCCGCTGCGCACGGTCCGCCGGCCGGGCCGCCCGCCCGAGTACGTGTACGACGGGCCGTTCACGATGAAGCTGACGGCGCGCGACGGCCGACCCGGCGCGGTGGTCTCGCAGTTCCGGGTGGACGGGGACGGCTGGTACACCTACTACGGCTGGCCGACCGACGCCGACGCGCCGTTCCGCTTCACCCCGGGCGGCACGGTCATCGACGACCTCGTCTACGGCAAGCTGGGCACGCCGCGCGTCGTGCCCTGGGACGACGCCACGCCCGACTACGGCACCCACACGATCGAGCACCGGACGATCGACGCGGCCGGAAACGTCAGCAGGGCGACGGGTTTCCTCGTCACCCTGCTGCCTCCTTCATGA
- a CDS encoding DUF4157 domain-containing protein, translated as MRRRQSRDRETDSGVQGRPTRPSGSGTSTHGLPGLPLAAGNAAVVRAVEAGRHEHGPGCGHAETSAGQPAVQRRSTVGEALATPGVPLEPRIRAKAEEAYGMDFGHVRVHTGPVAQRSAEELGAAAYTTGAHIVSGRRRLDDETMYHEVDHVHQQAHGPVSGTGNGAGLKVSSPSDAFEVRAAANGRRMARGAAPDLGLPGRTAVQRRSAPLAEAGVQRMPSTRPTVNAGTADEWEAHNTPGRTDGLVLSGHGSWTNTTADFRVPAGTKVHLYCQHGNTVLDANGARVETGTDLAPESTRDGRHTIPDYTLHVPSGLDIHGTPVAVTVTNNGYAVQLDPTQAATVLVADLRDPQLAGRTITFTHDVQLSAILQRGMGDVHFAACRHLDIPALHGRTRNQS; from the coding sequence GTGCGCAGGCGGCAGTCGAGGGACCGCGAGACCGATTCCGGGGTCCAGGGCAGGCCCACCCGCCCGAGTGGTTCCGGCACATCGACGCACGGCCTGCCCGGCCTTCCGCTCGCGGCGGGCAACGCGGCCGTCGTCCGCGCGGTGGAGGCGGGGCGGCACGAGCACGGTCCCGGTTGCGGCCACGCCGAGACCTCCGCCGGGCAGCCGGCCGTGCAGCGCCGGTCCACGGTCGGTGAGGCGCTCGCCACCCCCGGCGTGCCGCTGGAGCCGCGCATCCGCGCGAAGGCGGAAGAGGCGTACGGCATGGACTTCGGGCACGTGCGGGTGCACACCGGTCCGGTGGCACAGCGCTCGGCCGAGGAGCTCGGCGCGGCCGCGTACACCACGGGGGCCCACATCGTCTCGGGGCGGCGGCGCCTGGACGACGAGACGATGTACCACGAGGTCGATCACGTCCACCAGCAGGCGCACGGCCCGGTTTCCGGGACCGGGAACGGCGCCGGTCTCAAGGTGTCCAGCCCTTCGGACGCGTTCGAGGTCCGGGCCGCGGCGAACGGCCGTCGGATGGCCCGGGGGGCGGCCCCCGACCTCGGTCTGCCGGGCCGCACGGCCGTGCAGCGCCGTTCGGCACCCCTGGCGGAGGCCGGGGTGCAGCGGATGCCGAGCACCCGGCCGACGGTGAACGCCGGCACCGCCGACGAGTGGGAGGCGCACAACACGCCCGGCCGCACGGACGGTCTCGTCCTCAGCGGCCATGGCTCGTGGACCAACACGACCGCGGACTTCCGGGTCCCCGCGGGCACGAAGGTGCACCTCTACTGCCAGCACGGGAACACGGTCCTGGACGCCAACGGGGCCCGGGTGGAGACCGGCACCGACCTGGCGCCCGAGAGCACCCGCGACGGCCGGCACACCATCCCCGACTACACCCTCCATGTGCCGAGCGGGCTGGACATCCACGGCACCCCGGTGGCGGTGACCGTGACGAACAACGGCTACGCGGTGCAGCTCGACCCAACCCAGGCGGCGACGGTGCTGGTGGCCGACCTGAGGGACCCTCAGCTCGCCGGGCGGACCATCACGTTCACCCACGACGTGCAGTTGTCGGCGATCCTCCAGCGGGGGATGGGCGACGTCCACTTCGCGGCCTGCCGCCATCTGGACATCCCGGCCCTGCACGGCAGGACACGCAATCAGTCCTAG
- a CDS encoding glycosyltransferase 87 family protein: protein MISRRTLATALLLAALAAVLALTVRRDGYYTDAVGLAWWYGACWLLFAAAVCCLRRAPVRHAVALVLGGGAVVAATGLLAPPATSTDMFRYAWDGRVQAAGISPYDHTPADPALAALRDGWLFPSGAVCTGRDRARIEGPGGGALHCTRLNRPNVPTIYPPVAEGYFLLVHTLSPDGTRHKPLQIGGALLSVGVTGALLLVLRRRGGDPRQAAYWAWCPAVPLEAVNNAHADVLGVLLGVAGLAVVVRQRVAGGALLGAATATKLLPAILLPGALSGVRRWRDAAAVLLPAGAVVALVYLPYVLLSRRSVLGYLSGYVEEEGYGDAAARSRYALLRLVLPDGWAAWALAGAMVCVVGYVLWRGDPERPWSGALLVSGTAFLLLTPGYSWYALLLVALVALDGRWEWLTVAAAGAAKYVSVHSGGDAFAITAWAYGAAAVAVLAGCALRRRARHAGADTSAPGLPRRSFPEVRPHR, encoded by the coding sequence GTGATCAGCCGCCGCACCCTCGCCACCGCCCTTCTTCTCGCCGCGCTGGCCGCCGTACTCGCCCTGACCGTCCGCAGGGACGGCTACTACACGGACGCCGTCGGGCTCGCCTGGTGGTACGGGGCCTGCTGGCTGCTCTTCGCCGCGGCGGTGTGCTGCCTGCGCAGGGCTCCGGTGCGCCACGCGGTGGCGCTGGTCCTCGGCGGCGGTGCCGTCGTCGCCGCGACGGGGCTGCTCGCCCCTCCCGCCACGAGCACGGACATGTTCCGCTACGCCTGGGACGGGCGGGTGCAGGCCGCCGGGATCTCGCCGTACGACCACACCCCCGCCGATCCTGCCCTGGCCGCGCTGCGCGACGGCTGGCTCTTCCCTTCGGGCGCGGTCTGTACGGGCCGGGACCGGGCCAGGATCGAAGGGCCCGGGGGCGGCGCGCTGCACTGCACCCGGCTCAACCGGCCGAACGTCCCCACCATCTATCCGCCCGTTGCCGAGGGCTACTTCCTGCTGGTCCACACGCTCTCCCCGGACGGCACCCGCCACAAGCCGCTGCAGATCGGCGGTGCGCTGCTCTCCGTGGGCGTCACCGGTGCGCTGCTGCTGGTGCTGCGCCGCCGCGGCGGCGATCCGCGGCAGGCCGCGTACTGGGCGTGGTGCCCGGCGGTCCCGCTGGAGGCCGTGAACAACGCCCACGCCGACGTCCTCGGCGTGCTCCTGGGCGTGGCCGGGCTCGCGGTCGTCGTCCGTCAGCGGGTGGCGGGCGGTGCGCTGCTGGGCGCGGCCACCGCGACCAAGCTGCTCCCCGCGATCCTGCTGCCGGGCGCGCTGTCCGGGGTGCGCCGATGGCGGGACGCGGCAGCGGTGCTGCTGCCCGCGGGGGCCGTCGTGGCGCTGGTCTACCTCCCTTATGTCCTGCTGTCGCGGCGCTCGGTCCTCGGCTATCTGTCCGGCTATGTCGAGGAGGAGGGGTACGGGGACGCCGCCGCACGCAGCCGCTACGCGCTGCTGCGGCTGGTGCTGCCCGACGGCTGGGCGGCGTGGGCCCTGGCCGGCGCGATGGTGTGCGTCGTCGGGTACGTGCTGTGGCGGGGGGATCCCGAGCGGCCCTGGAGCGGCGCCCTGCTCGTGAGCGGCACCGCGTTCCTGCTGCTGACCCCCGGCTATTCCTGGTACGCGCTGCTGCTGGTCGCGCTGGTGGCGCTGGACGGGAGGTGGGAGTGGCTCACGGTGGCGGCGGCCGGGGCGGCCAAGTACGTCTCGGTCCACTCCGGCGGCGACGCCTTCGCGATCACCGCGTGGGCGTACGGTGCGGCGGCGGTCGCGGTGCTCGCCGGTTGCGCCCTGCGGCGGCGCGCACGGCACGCCGGGGCCGACACGTCTGCCCCCGGTCTGCCCCGGAGGTCCTTCCCCGAGGTCCGTCCCCACCGGTAG
- a CDS encoding molybdopterin-dependent oxidoreductase: MPSFKGRLHDPRTATAVGRWLGVAIAVCFLTGLISHFLQKPPDWLQPLLPPRPVWGYRLTQGLHVASGIAAIPLLLAKLWTVYPRLFVWPPARNVRHALERLSIAVLVAAAVFQLFSGLLNIVQWYPWPFSFVPVHYAVAWVLVGALLLHLAVKAPEIRAHWSRRSAGTLELPAEDRPDRRSFLAGVAAAVGAVTVVTVGQSLTPLKRLDLLAPRHPDHGPQGLPVNRTAAAAGLAAGVAPASWRLTVTGPRPYELGLAELRAMPQHTVTLPIACVEGWSKSAEWTGVRVRDLLDRAGAPPGALLRVVSLERRGAYRVMEMGRGYARDPLTLLALRLNGEVLSLDHGFPARIIAPNRPGVLQTKWVSRLEVL; encoded by the coding sequence ATGCCGTCGTTCAAGGGCAGGCTGCACGACCCCCGCACCGCCACCGCCGTCGGCCGCTGGCTGGGCGTCGCGATCGCCGTGTGCTTTCTGACGGGCCTGATCAGCCACTTCCTGCAGAAGCCGCCCGACTGGCTCCAGCCGCTGCTGCCGCCGCGCCCGGTCTGGGGCTACCGGCTGACGCAGGGGCTGCACGTGGCCAGCGGCATCGCCGCGATCCCGCTGCTGCTGGCGAAGCTGTGGACCGTGTACCCCCGGCTGTTCGTGTGGCCGCCCGCCCGGAACGTACGGCACGCGCTGGAGCGGCTGTCGATCGCGGTACTGGTGGCGGCGGCCGTGTTCCAGCTGTTCAGCGGGCTGCTCAACATCGTCCAGTGGTATCCGTGGCCGTTCTCCTTCGTCCCCGTGCACTACGCCGTCGCCTGGGTGCTGGTGGGCGCGCTGCTGCTCCATCTCGCGGTCAAGGCGCCCGAGATCAGGGCGCACTGGAGCCGCCGCTCGGCCGGAACCCTGGAGCTCCCCGCGGAGGACCGGCCGGACCGGCGCTCCTTCCTCGCGGGCGTCGCGGCGGCGGTCGGCGCGGTCACCGTCGTCACCGTGGGCCAGTCCCTGACCCCGCTCAAGCGGCTGGACCTGCTGGCGCCGCGCCACCCCGACCACGGACCGCAGGGCCTGCCCGTCAACCGCACCGCTGCCGCCGCCGGGCTCGCCGCGGGCGTCGCGCCGGCGAGCTGGCGGCTCACCGTGACCGGCCCGCGGCCGTACGAACTCGGCCTCGCCGAACTGCGGGCCATGCCCCAGCACACCGTCACCCTCCCGATCGCCTGCGTCGAGGGCTGGAGCAAGTCCGCCGAGTGGACGGGCGTACGCGTCCGCGATCTGCTGGACCGAGCCGGGGCACCGCCGGGGGCGCTGCTGCGCGTGGTCTCGCTGGAACGGCGCGGCGCGTACCGGGTGATGGAGATGGGCCGGGGGTACGCCCGCGACCCGCTGACACTGCTCGCGCTGCGGCTCAACGGCGAGGTGCTCTCGCTCGACCACGGCTTCCCCGCGCGGATCATCGCCCCCAACCGCCCCGGTGTGCTCCAGACCAAGTGGGTCAGCCGGCTGGAGGTGCTGTGA
- a CDS encoding D-cysteine desulfhydrase family protein, with translation MPTTTPTPADAPRRAGLGTWPTPLEPAPRLAEALGLGPDDLWVKRDDLTGLGGGGNKIRKLEWLCGAALADGATTLVTTGAPQSNHARLTAAAGARLGLDVVLVLAGAPGASGSGNLALDGLFGATVVWAGDVSGAALGPAAERVAERLRERGEVPALLPFGGSGVLGARGYAECGRELLGQAPDLTTVVTAVGSGGTMAGLVAALGSARVLGVHCGAVPDPAGTVSALASGLSGTDCAPQDLRLRLDQVGKGYGTLTEPVMAALTLAARTEGLVLDPVYTGRAMAGLVSAVGDGGIGPGRRTVFLHTGGLPGLFGHPAALAAAEAALAAGD, from the coding sequence ATGCCCACCACGACGCCGACCCCCGCCGACGCCCCGCGACGGGCCGGGCTCGGCACCTGGCCCACCCCGCTCGAACCCGCGCCGAGGCTCGCCGAGGCGCTCGGCCTCGGCCCGGACGACCTCTGGGTCAAACGGGACGACCTCACCGGCCTGGGCGGCGGCGGCAACAAGATCCGCAAGCTGGAGTGGCTCTGCGGCGCGGCGCTCGCCGACGGCGCCACCACCCTGGTGACCACCGGTGCGCCGCAGAGCAACCATGCCCGGCTGACCGCCGCCGCGGGCGCCCGGCTCGGGCTCGACGTCGTGCTCGTACTCGCCGGTGCGCCCGGGGCGTCGGGCTCGGGCAATCTCGCGCTCGACGGCCTCTTCGGCGCCACCGTCGTCTGGGCGGGCGACGTCAGCGGCGCGGCGCTCGGCCCGGCCGCCGAGCGTGTGGCCGAGCGGCTGCGGGAGCGGGGCGAGGTCCCCGCGCTGCTCCCCTTCGGCGGCTCCGGCGTGCTCGGCGCGCGCGGCTACGCCGAGTGCGGCCGCGAACTCCTCGGCCAGGCCCCCGACCTGACCACCGTGGTCACCGCGGTCGGCTCCGGCGGCACGATGGCCGGCCTCGTCGCCGCGCTCGGGTCCGCCCGCGTGCTAGGCGTCCACTGCGGCGCGGTCCCGGATCCCGCCGGGACCGTCTCCGCGCTCGCCTCGGGCCTGTCCGGCACGGACTGCGCCCCGCAGGACCTGAGGCTCCGGCTCGACCAGGTCGGCAAGGGCTACGGCACCCTGACGGAGCCGGTCATGGCCGCGTTGACGCTGGCCGCCCGCACCGAGGGCCTGGTGCTCGACCCGGTCTACACCGGACGGGCGATGGCCGGCCTGGTCTCGGCCGTCGGGGACGGCGGGATCGGCCCCGGGCGGCGCACGGTGTTCCTGCACACGGGCGGCCTGCCGGGCCTCTTCGGCCACCCGGCGGCGCTCGCGGCGGCGGAGGCCGCGCTCGCCGCCGGGGACTGA
- a CDS encoding mycothiol transferase, which produces MNTADVLADAFGRIQEVVHGAVEGLSAEELNARLDPGANSISWLVWHLTRIQDDHVADAAGREQVWLSQDWVGRFGLPFDEGATGYGHSGKQVAQVRVDSGELLIGYFDAVHEETLEFVTGLKGTALNRVVDEAWSPPVTLGVRLVSVIADDLQHAGQAAFVRGSLERRRR; this is translated from the coding sequence ATGAACACCGCAGATGTGCTCGCAGACGCGTTCGGACGCATCCAGGAGGTGGTGCACGGAGCGGTCGAGGGGCTCTCGGCGGAGGAGCTGAACGCCCGGCTCGACCCCGGCGCCAACTCCATCAGCTGGCTGGTGTGGCACCTCACCCGGATCCAGGACGACCACGTGGCGGACGCGGCCGGCCGCGAGCAGGTGTGGCTGTCCCAGGACTGGGTGGGCCGCTTCGGGCTTCCGTTCGACGAAGGGGCCACCGGCTACGGCCACTCGGGCAAGCAGGTGGCACAGGTCAGGGTCGACTCGGGTGAGCTGCTGATCGGCTACTTCGACGCCGTGCACGAGGAGACCCTGGAGTTCGTGACGGGTCTGAAGGGAACGGCGCTGAACCGGGTCGTGGACGAGGCGTGGTCCCCTCCGGTCACCCTGGGCGTCCGGCTGGTGAGCGTCATCGCCGACGACCTGCAACACGCCGGCCAGGCCGCATTCGTGCGAGGCTCACTCGAACGCCGCCGCCGCTGA
- a CDS encoding class I SAM-dependent methyltransferase, with the protein MTTAAARQRPEADPWHADPYADALRTGRGPLFLRRHDGWLLPLEVERWCAAPDAADRTVLDRCRGPVLDIGCGPGRLVAALAGLGRATLGVDVSPAAVARTVASGGSALCRSVFDPLPREGGWGTALLVDGNIGIGGDPRALLARVAALVAPDGLLIAEAVPVDVDERVDVRVADGSGALGAPFPWARVGLRALLGHATATGWRQAELWTAAGRTFVALSRGRAAEGHAADGHACRTSAARGARGSLPV; encoded by the coding sequence ATGACGACGGCCGCCGCCCGGCAGCGGCCGGAGGCGGACCCCTGGCATGCCGACCCGTACGCGGACGCCCTGCGCACCGGCCGCGGCCCGCTGTTCCTGCGCCGCCACGACGGCTGGCTGCTGCCGCTGGAGGTCGAACGCTGGTGTGCGGCGCCCGACGCGGCGGACCGTACCGTCCTTGACCGCTGCCGCGGCCCGGTCCTGGACATCGGGTGCGGGCCCGGCCGGCTGGTGGCGGCGCTGGCCGGGCTCGGCCGGGCGACCCTCGGCGTGGACGTCAGCCCCGCCGCGGTCGCCCGGACGGTGGCCTCGGGCGGCAGCGCGCTGTGCCGGTCGGTCTTCGACCCGCTGCCGAGGGAGGGCGGTTGGGGTACGGCGCTGCTCGTCGACGGCAACATCGGCATAGGCGGTGATCCGCGCGCCCTGCTGGCCCGGGTCGCCGCACTCGTCGCCCCGGACGGCCTCCTGATCGCCGAGGCGGTCCCCGTCGACGTGGACGAACGCGTCGACGTCCGTGTGGCGGACGGCAGCGGGGCACTGGGCGCGCCGTTCCCGTGGGCCCGGGTCGGCCTGCGGGCCCTGCTGGGCCATGCGACGGCGACCGGCTGGCGGCAGGCGGAACTGTGGACGGCGGCGGGGAGGACCTTCGTGGCCCTGTCGCGCGGTCGCGCAGCGGAGGGCCACGCGGCCGACGGCCATGCGTGTCGGACCTCAGCCGCTCGCGGGGCACGCGGTTCACTCCCGGTATGA
- a CDS encoding DUF2064 domain-containing protein yields MTTLLVIAKAPVPGRVKTRLTPWCTPADAAVLAEAALADTLDAVRRTPAARRVLVLDGAPGPWLPDGIEVVPQTTGGLDARLAAAFAACSGPALLIGMDTPQVTPDLLGGGLELTAEGAVFGPAEDGGFWALGLAEPDPAVVSGVPMSVPETGALQRRRLVEAGLTVHDLPVLRDVDTPEDARLVAAAAPGSRFAAAVARLARAAGAR; encoded by the coding sequence ATGACCACCCTCCTCGTCATCGCGAAGGCCCCCGTGCCGGGCCGCGTCAAGACCCGCCTCACCCCCTGGTGCACGCCCGCCGACGCCGCCGTCCTCGCCGAGGCCGCGCTCGCCGACACCCTGGACGCCGTGCGCCGCACACCGGCCGCACGCCGCGTCCTGGTGCTCGACGGCGCACCGGGCCCCTGGCTGCCGGACGGGATCGAGGTCGTGCCCCAGACCACGGGTGGCCTGGACGCCCGGCTCGCGGCGGCGTTCGCGGCGTGCTCCGGGCCCGCCCTCCTGATCGGGATGGACACACCGCAGGTGACCCCCGACCTGCTCGGCGGCGGCCTGGAACTCACCGCGGAAGGCGCCGTGTTCGGCCCCGCCGAGGACGGCGGCTTCTGGGCCCTGGGGCTGGCCGAGCCCGATCCGGCAGTGGTCTCGGGGGTGCCGATGTCGGTGCCGGAGACGGGCGCGCTCCAGCGGCGGCGGCTGGTCGAGGCCGGTCTGACGGTGCACGACCTGCCGGTCCTGAGGGATGTCGACACGCCCGAGGACGCCCGGCTGGTGGCGGCCGCCGCGCCCGGCAGCCGGTTCGCCGCCGCGGTGGCGCGGCTCGCGCGCGCGGCCGGAGCGCGATGA
- a CDS encoding glycosyltransferase family 2 protein produces the protein MNAVVDVVLPCLDEAAALPWVLERIPAGWRPVVVDNGSTDGSADLARSLGATVVHESRRGFGAACHAGLLAAEAEYVCFCDCDASLDPGLLPDFVRRIASGEADLVLGRRRPRGRGAWPLHARAGNLALSRMLHRRTGLRLHDLGPLRAARRKDLLGLDLTDRRSGYPLQMVVRAADAGWRVAEVDVPYLPRAGRSKVTGTWRGTWQAVRDMRSVLRE, from the coding sequence GTGAACGCGGTGGTGGATGTCGTGCTCCCCTGCCTCGACGAGGCGGCGGCGCTCCCCTGGGTCCTGGAGCGGATCCCGGCCGGCTGGCGGCCGGTCGTCGTCGACAACGGCTCCACGGACGGCTCCGCGGACCTCGCCCGCTCGCTCGGCGCGACCGTCGTCCACGAGTCCCGGCGCGGCTTCGGCGCGGCCTGCCACGCGGGTCTGCTGGCCGCCGAGGCGGAGTACGTCTGCTTCTGCGACTGCGACGCCTCGCTGGACCCCGGCCTGCTGCCGGACTTCGTACGCCGGATCGCGTCCGGCGAGGCCGACCTCGTCCTGGGCCGCCGCCGCCCGCGCGGGCGGGGCGCGTGGCCCCTGCACGCCCGCGCCGGAAACCTGGCCCTCTCCCGCATGCTCCACCGCCGCACCGGCCTGCGCCTCCACGACCTCGGTCCCCTGCGCGCGGCCCGCCGCAAGGACCTCCTCGGCCTGGACCTGACGGACCGCCGCAGCGGCTACCCGCTCCAGATGGTGGTGCGGGCGGCGGACGCGGGATGGCGGGTCGCCGAGGTGGACGTGCCGTACCTGCCCCGGGCCGGCAGGTCCAAGGTGACCGGCACCTGGCGGGGCACCTGGCAGGCGGTGCGGGACATGCGGTCGGTGCTCCGCGAGTAG
- a CDS encoding NAD(P)-dependent oxidoreductase — MRVLVTGGAGFIGTHVVAALAARGHEPVVLDLRPFPSAESVRGDVRDREAVAGALRGADAVCHQAAMVGLGKDFADAPEYVGVNDLGTAVLLAAMAEAGVRDLVLAGSMVVYGEGRYDCPEHGRVRPGPRPVAALEAGRFEPGCPVCGRALTPGPVDEDAPPDPRNVYAATKLAQEHLAAAWARATDGRAVALRYHNVYGPGMPRDTPYAGVASFFRSALQRGEPPRVFEDGRQRRDFVHVRDVAAANTVALEAVRGRAPGLLTAYNTGSGTPHTVGDLAAALAAAHGGPEPVVTGEFRLGDVRHITADSGRLRAELGWKPEVGFAEGMREFAR, encoded by the coding sequence ATGCGAGTACTCGTCACCGGAGGCGCGGGATTCATCGGCACGCACGTCGTGGCCGCGCTCGCCGCCCGCGGCCATGAACCCGTCGTCCTCGACCTGCGGCCCTTCCCCTCCGCCGAATCGGTCCGCGGGGACGTCCGCGACCGAGAGGCGGTCGCCGGGGCGCTGCGCGGCGCCGACGCGGTCTGCCACCAGGCGGCGATGGTCGGCCTCGGCAAGGACTTCGCCGACGCGCCCGAATACGTCGGCGTCAACGATCTCGGCACGGCGGTACTGCTCGCCGCGATGGCGGAGGCCGGTGTGCGCGACCTGGTGCTCGCCGGGTCGATGGTGGTGTACGGCGAGGGCCGGTACGACTGCCCGGAGCACGGCCGGGTCCGGCCGGGCCCGCGGCCGGTCGCGGCCCTGGAGGCGGGCCGCTTCGAGCCCGGCTGCCCGGTCTGCGGCCGTGCGTTGACGCCCGGTCCGGTCGACGAGGACGCCCCGCCGGACCCGCGCAACGTGTACGCGGCGACGAAGCTCGCCCAGGAGCATCTGGCGGCGGCCTGGGCCCGGGCGACGGACGGCCGTGCCGTGGCGCTGCGGTACCACAACGTGTACGGGCCGGGGATGCCGCGCGACACGCCGTACGCCGGAGTGGCGTCCTTCTTCCGCTCGGCGCTGCAGCGGGGCGAGCCGCCGCGTGTCTTCGAAGACGGGCGCCAGCGGCGGGACTTCGTGCACGTGCGCGATGTCGCCGCCGCCAACACGGTCGCCCTTGAGGCCGTGCGCGGCCGCGCGCCCGGCCTGCTCACCGCGTACAACACCGGCAGCGGCACCCCGCACACCGTCGGCGACCTGGCGGCCGCGCTGGCCGCCGCGCACGGCGGTCCCGAGCCGGTGGTGACCGGGGAGTTCCGGCTCGGTGACGTCCGCCACATCACCGCGGACTCGGGGCGGCTGCGGGCCGAGCTGGGCTGGAAGCCGGAGGTCGGCTTCGCCGAGGGCATGCGGGAGTTCGCGAGGTGA